The genomic interval GGATGATGAGCTGAATGCCAAATTGGATATCGAGGCATATAAGCCATATATGAAAAAATAATATATTTATATGTAGTTAATTTGAGGCAGATATGGAGATCACCCTCAAATTAAATACTTTTAATATTGAACACCTTTAAGCTTCATATAGAGGCGATATTCACCTGTAAGTCTACTAATATCCCTTGCGTCAAATATTTTCCCTGTAACTTTTAGGTTAGAGCTTTTATAAAAACAGGCTCCTGTTTCTTCATTGTATTCACAACGCTCGTTACAGACATCTATTGGTAGGTCAGTTTCGCTTGGGTAGCTCAATAATGCTGTTAGTTCTGGGCTAGATTCCTTAAATATATCTTCTATGACAAAGGTAGGCCAGTGATTAGCATATATATACTGTTATATCTCTATTAATATGCTTATCACCACTATGAGCTGCAAGAATACACTGACCATCCTGTGGTTGATATCCTCCTGTAGACTTTGCACTATAAAAATCCGCCACAGTCACCTCTTTTCCCAAATATCGTTTCTCAAACTCCTCAAACCCCATCTCATCAATCATAGCCGGCGTAATCAGCTTATCATCATCCACAGTGCCAATAGTTCTAAGATCTGGCTTGCAGGCAGTTAAGGTCGCTATGCAGAGGCCAATGCTGATAAGTGTTTTGAGGTTCATGTGTTCATCCTGAAATTTGCTAAAACGAGCGTGCTGATCATTATCTGGTTTTGAATCTGAAGTGCAAGGAACTGGTACTAAAAATGACGGTGGATAGTGCGTGTATTCTCCAGTTCACCATGGCTTCAGACAAACAAAAGACGAAAAACAGGACAGCCACTAAGTTGAGCAATAGAGAGTTAATGAAGCTCACATTGCCGTAGTAAAGAACATACGAGGTCATGTCACTCGTAAAGGACAGGATAGTTTGAAATTCAGTGTGTGGTTCAGAAACTTTAAACGCCAATACGAACATGTCTGGGTACAAATTTCGGAAATCGATGCTGGCATCTTTAAAAGTCATTTAGAGTTTAAGGTCCAGGCCTGGGATGAAACCGACAAGGAGTTTAAGCACAAGCCCTATTCATCCTGGAACCTGATCCGAATGCAGCAGGATATGAGTGATAAAGATAAATATCTAGTTGAGATTCCGCTGGCAGGATTGAATCCACAGCAGATGCAGGAGGAAATTGAAAGTTGGTTGGAGGATGATGAACTTGAGATTGGTATCAAATTCGCCTATTTTTCCGAAGTGGATGGCGATGAATATTTACTAAAAACAGATCTGGATGATGACATACCAGCTAGATTGGATATCGAGGCTTATAAACCCTTTTTGAACTAGAGTGTGTTGTTTTTATATGCATGGGGCAGTTAGTTAATACAGCCCCATGTTCATTTCTATTCAATATTCAACACCTTTAAGTTTCATTCGCATATAATATCCTCCAATTCCTTCACCAGCTCTAAAAATTTTGCCAGTCACCTTTAAACGTGGACTCTTGTAAAAACAAGCACCAGTCTCTTCATTATATTCGCAACGTTCTTGGCAAACGTCCATGGGTAAGTCGGTTTCCTTGGGATAACTTAGTAAAGCAGAAAACTCTGAACTAGATTCTTTGTATAGGTCTTCAATAACAAAGTCTGGCCAATGATTAGCGTATATATATAACAATATCCTTGTTGAGTTTGTCATCTCCATTGTGAACAGCAAGAACGCATTGTCCCTCTTCAGGTCGATACCCTCCTGTCGACTTTGCGCTATAAAAATCCTTTACCGTCACTTCCTTCCCGAGATACTGTTTTGTGAATTCATCAGTCCCCATATCGTAAATCATAGCCGGCGTAATCAGCTTATCATCATCCACCGTGCCAATAGTTCTAAGATCTGGCTTGCAGGCGGTTAAGGTCGCTATGCAGAAGCCAATGCTGATAAGTGTTTTGAGGTTCATGGTTTCATCCTGAAATGTCGACTCGAAAAGATTGCTGATCATTATCTGGCTTTGAATCTGGAGTACAAGGAACTGGTACTAAAAATGACGGTGGATAGCGCGTGCATTCTCCAGTTCACGATGGCTTACGGGTTAACGTGGAGTGCTGGTGTTTTTGTCCAATTGATTGCTGGCATGAAGGGTCTTTAATTCTCTGGTATTCGCTTCTCTCAGCGCTTGTATCTGTTGCCGTTCGCATTCATTGAGATCTTCAAATAATTGATTCAGTCGCTGTTGCAGGTGTTCAAAAAATCCGCAGGCAGCATGGGCGATTGAGGCGGTTTTTTCGTCATCGTGTGAGGTCAGCATATGGATAATTGCCTGACCACCGGTGAGGGTGTTGGCGGTGATGTTCAGATCGTGTTTGATGGATTCGAGAGAGGGAGGTGTCGTGTTAGGCATAATGTTGTTCCTGTTTTGAAGCAAATTCTGCCCCCTCGTTGGTGGTAAACAACTTTTTTTGGGGGCAGGCCGAGCGGGTTACCACAACCGTCAAAACAGAAACGGCCCAGCCGAAGCTGGCCCGCCGACCTGCCATAATGAGCAGGCGCGAGAGTTCGCAGGCGATAAAAAACATATTCATGCTTTTTAGCCTCTGTTTTGACCTCGGGGTGGTAATTCCCGGCGCTGGATTTTGCCAGCGCGTGGGAGATGCTACGTGATAGAGGGATGCAGGGTCAATATCCCCGTTACTTGTTGGTGGGATAGGCCTGTACGATCCAACCATGAAGCCTGCCACAGTCTGATAGATTGGTGTGGCAGATTGATGAATGCTGGTCTTATAATCCTTCCCTCCAAATTCGTTGTATGACTTATTTCTGTATGCAAAAAATTATCATTTTGATCACTCTGTTATTTGTCCTGTTTATTGCCCGTATTATTTTTCTGGCCGATACCGGCGGCGACAGTATTTTCTTCGATCTCGGCAAGGCGGTTCCTTATGGCGATAAAGTGGCGCATTTTTGTTTGTATGGTTTGTTGACGTTGTTAGTGAATTGGGCCTTCCAGTTCCGTCAGTTGAGTCTTTATCGCTGGCGTCCTTATCTGGGTTCGATACTGGTTGTGGTTTTTGCAGTGCTAGAGGAGCTGAGCCAGGGTTGGTTTCCGACCCGCACGTTGGATATCGTTGATCTGCTTGCCGATGCGGCAGGTATTACGGTGTTCAGTGTCATCAGTTTTTGGTTGCAACGCACTCAACAACGTTACCGGGAAAACTAATCCATTATTGGTAATGCGTATTTCCGGCTTCGGGCTTTATTTGCTATTTCTTTCCCGGCAGTGAGTCATTAAAAAAATTATCTGATGTTATTCTTAAACAGAGTGTTGACTCGCTAAAAATATGGGCGTAAATTTCGCCCTCGTTTTTAACCCACATTTCATTATCAGGAGGCCAAACATGTATCAGAATCAAATCATTGCGCGCCTCGTGTCTTTCTCTTTCCGGTAATACTCTTTTTGCCGGTCAGTCAGACCGGGGCTCCAATAGTTAATTATCAAGATTACTTTGAACGATGTATCTGTCGATGCCAATCGTCATGTGCTGATGATTTCTGCTGTGGCTTTATCGTTCGTTTGAAGTTGATTTTTAAACACTTCGATACCGTTATTTTTTCCGCCCGATTGTGGTGGAACGGTGCGGTATTGCTTGGAGTTTTATCGTGGCAATATCAAAACAATGGCTACACGAAGCCAAACTGTTATGCGATGAACCTGGTCCTGAAGATGGCGTGGATCC from Gynuella sunshinyii YC6258 carries:
- a CDS encoding VanZ family protein, with protein sequence MQKIIILITLLFVLFIARIIFLADTGGDSIFFDLGKAVPYGDKVAHFCLYGLLTLLVNWAFQFRQLSLYRWRPYLGSILVVVFAVLEELSQGWFPTRTLDIVDLLADAAGITVFSVISFWLQRTQQRYREN